The Scyliorhinus torazame isolate Kashiwa2021f chromosome 29, sScyTor2.1, whole genome shotgun sequence genome includes the window gttgttttggggcactcccctcgtttgttttatccatcagttactttatgttcttttgcttggttgtcacacccagcatcacgccagagtcagtggcggatgctggcttaactcctgtacgtgtagataaacgtacaggtcatcaattcaccaaaaaaacaccacaaaaaataataaaaaagacaaaacacagaaacaaaaatattttttatttgttaAATTAGAGTAGTAAGACCATATAAAAGGTCTACAGTTCTTAGATTTGGGGATAAAGCTCCACATCCCATTTAACAGTGACTGAGCAATAGCTTTCTGTTTGATATTCGCCACAAATCCATTTTGCATTGCCCCAATTTGTCAGCTGGTTTGTGTATTCTCTGTGGCTTGTCTGGGGCAGGTCAGCCTCGTCCAATCTGTTCTGCTCAACACTGTCCACGCACAGAAATTCCTAAAAAACCAGTGGACGGAAGACgagtctttggagctctcttcctgAAAAAGTGGGGAAAcacaatctttgaatatttttacggcagaggcagatagattcttggtaaacggGGGTGGGAACGggggatcaaaggttatcggggggaggtTTGAGGTCTTTATCAGATCAGTCAAgaccttattaaatggtggtgcaggtccggggggccgaatggtccactctgCCTCCTTGTCCAGCAGTTTGTGCGACGGCTACAAAAACAAATTAAATAGGCTAATGGAGATTTATTCTTCATCTAATGGGGGCTGGAATAGAGAGAGGCAGAGGTTCTGAAACAGCCGTGTAAAGAGCagcttagaccacatctggaacactgtgtCCAGTTTGGATAAATTAGCTTTGGTGgaaatgcagaaaagattcaccggAACGGAATCGTCGCTAAAAGGGTTAAATGATGAAGACCGTTTGCATCGACTGGCCTTTCAATCACAGAGTCTTGGATTagggaaattaaatgaaaatgaaatgaaatgaaaattgcttattgttacaagtaggcttcaaatgaagttactgtgaaaagcccctagtcgacacattccgtcgcctgttcggggaggctggtacgagaacgtGTTCAAGATAACTattggatttgatagggtggatagaGCGAAACCAAAGAGAATCAGAGAATCTCCAcatggcagaaggaggccttccCCAGGAGGGAAGAGAGGCGCAGCCTTAACGTCAGAACCAGCTTGTTCAGGAGTGAAGCTCGGAGGCATTTATTCAACAAAGAAttatggaaatctggaactctgtcaCCCAAAATGTCAGAGGTCATTTTAATATTTCAACGCTGAGTTTGTTAGATTTTTGTTGTGTGTGGGGCAAATGGGACTGAGACGTGTTTACAGAGTTAGAATTcaatccagtcacaatatgaatggTGGAAAATgtttgaagggttgaatggcccaatCACAGAATAACCATCCTGATCTTTCCTGTATTCCACAGACCTGATTGGCTCTGGGTATCACACCCAACCCCCTCTCATTGATTAATTGGTGCCTCGATTCATGGCAGATTCCTGATTGGCTATCAGGGAGTGTCAATCATCATTGGTGATGTCATTCCCTGTTTGAATGCAGGATGTCCCAGTTGTATAAATACAAGAGCTGGTGAGGACTGAGGTCATGTTGTTGCTGTTTGACTTTGACTCTTAACCAGTAAGATGGCTTCCCAAGTGCGTCAGAACTACCACAAGGACTGTGAGGATGCTGTTAACAAGCAGATCAACCTGGAGCTCTATTCCTCCTATGTTTACCTCTCCATGGTGAGTTTTACTTTTTTGGGAGTCCTATTTTCAATTTAAGACTGTGGCTTTGTTGCTTTCTGAGCAGGTAGAGTTTCTCTAGGTCAATGAGTTGTCTTTAGATATATTCCCTCCCCAGACTGAATAGATTGAACACTCCAGTCAGGTGTTTGTCCCTATTTTAGAATTGCTGTTTCCAGTTTGGATCTATAATTAACTCCTGGATTCTGTGAAGTTTCTGGTAGAATGCTTAGTTTGAAggtaccgtgggcagcacagtagcattgtgggcagcacaattgctttacagctccagggtcccaggttcgattccggcttgagtcactgtctgtgcggagtctgcacatcctccccgtgtctgtgtgggtttcctctgggtgctccggtctctgcccacagtccaaagatgtgcaggttaggtggattggccaatgataaattgcccttgagtgtccaaaattgcccttagtgttgggtgggtttacttggttatggggatagggtggaggtgttgaccttggataggttgctcgttccaagagccggtgcagactcggtgggctgaatggtggCCTCCTGCGCTGAGGAGCAATTAAATGTAATTGGCTGGCTGATGTACTGAATTTGAAGGATTTTCTATTTTCCATTAGTGAGAGAAAGGATGTAATTGATTGTGGTCAACAAACTTCAATCCAAACAGCATTATTActtgcacagtggttaccactgctgcctcattggcAGGAACCCTCTGGTGACccactgtgtgggtttactccgggtcaggtttcctcccaccatccacagGGATGGGTTTCAACATACTGAGGAAAAGCATTGATAAAGCAATTTTGTTTTCAATAAAAACCAAAACTCTGGACCCCTAATTGGAGGCCAGTATTGAGGTCCAGGAAGGGTGGGGTGAATCTGATAGCTGGGGGTCTGACCTGCCTCTCTTCCACTGTCTCTACCTGCAGTCCTCTTACTTTGACCGGGATGATGTTGCCCTGCGTCACTTTGCTGAGTTCTTCAAGGAGCAGTCACATGAGGAACGCGAACACGCTGAGAAACTGATGCAATTCCAGAATAAACGTGGAGGCCGCATCAGCCTGGGGGATGTCAAGGTTGGAATTTAACAGCCTTCTGTGGTGATGCAATTTAAAGTGTCTTTTTTTTTTGTACTTCCAAATCTTGCTACTCCACCCTCTAGAATGTGAGCAGCAGTAAAATGGAGTGTGTGACGATAGATAAAAGATGATTTCACTCTGCCTTTTTttactttagccccaagagctaatggTCTCCAATGTTACCTTCCATgatttaaacacacattacacaacAGTCTTAGTGCAGCACAAAAAAgacctttctctctttcccctttcagaaaccagagcaggatgagtggagcaacggtctggaggcaatgcagagagctctgcagatggagaagaatgtgaaccagagtctgctggatctgcacaaactctcctctgggAACACTGACCCTCATGTGAGTTGCATTTTGTTTCCTTATTCACTGATGTTGGCATCTGTAGTCATTTGCAGAATTATtttgggtttcccattgttgggTTTGACTAAATTCCATTCTGAGGCATCAATGTTTCTTTTCACTCCCCAGGAGAATGGGTGAATTACCACTTTTGTGGGTAATTCTGGCTAAATCTCCCCACAACACCCACTTTACcatcttgagggggggggggggggtggggggagaaaaagaATTTTCATCTGGGGAAGATCCACACTAATTTCTCTTCTGTCCTCCTGTTTCAGCTTTGTGACTTCCTGGAGTCTCACTACTTGGATGAACAAGTGAAGATGATCAAGAAGCTCGGAGATCACATCACCAACCTGAAGAGACTGGGAGCCCCTGAGAATGGCACGGGAGAGTACCTGTTTGACAAGCTCACCCTGGATTGACTGACTTTGATCGTTTTGCAGTGAAGAGTGATCAACGTGTGGTTGCTGTTTTTTGTGCTAAATTTCTGTTCTGCCATGTTGCTGCATTTGAAAATAAATGTCACTGACCAGATTTGTTTCCCTGTGTAATTCTGTAGCTGACATGATTGGTTCACAAAGATTTCTAGCTGTCTAACCGGGCTAATCAAACTTTATTGTTTATCACCAAGAGGGACTGGGATGGAGAAGGGGTAGAGGATCTGAAACAGCTGTACAAGGAGCAGTTTAGACAACATCTGGAATGTCCAGTTTGGAAAAGTAGTTCTGCCTGTTAATCACAGGTGGGAATGCACAGTTGATAAAGCcctacaccccccgccccccctcccaacccctaatCCAAAAGTCCCAGTTTAAATGCTCAATAGTATTGccaaaatataatctttattatggtcacaagttggcttacaataacactgcgaaGAAGTTACCGTAAAGACCAccgcattcctgcccctgttcggcCGCAGTGAGActatttggaatgtccaattcacctagcaagcacttttttcgggacatgtgggaggaatctggagcacccagaggaatgtgggaatgtgcagactccacacagacagtaccccaagctgggaatcaatcccaggtccctggcgttgagaAGCAACAGTGGCCACTGTGCGTTgatgagttgatgagctggagtctgagcctcaaacactgaggcacatccgggagggggagacttacctggacactgtgtttcaggaggcagtctcacctgtcagagtaagtagtttaaatgctgccagtggccagggacagcagggtgtgactgcaagtcaggcaggtaaagggaaccagcagtcaggagcctgagcccttgaccctgtccaacaggtatgaggcccttgctccctgtgtggatgacgaacagggctgcaggaaggatgagtcagctgaccaaggcaccatggttcaggtcATTCAAGggaagggagtaaataggcaagttgtagttgtaggggattctattatcagggggatagatagtatcctttgtgagcaggataaagagtcctgcatggtatgttgcctgcccggtgctagggtgcgggacatctcagaccggcttgaaaggatactggagggggggatccaattgttgtggtccatgtcggtacacgtcggtaccaacaacataggcaagtctaggaaagaggacctgtttagagattataaagagctaggattcaaatttaaaaaacaggtcctcaagggtcataatctccggattactgcccgaggcacgtgcaaattggcatagggaggcaagaataagggaagttaacacgtggctgaaagtgtggtgtgggaaagaggggttccttttcatgggacactggcatcagttttgggacaggggggacctataccgttggggtgGTCTCCacttgaaccgagctgggaccagtgttctggcgaaaagagtaaatagggtggtcaataggacattAAACTAGAggttggggaggaagggaaagtcagggaaccaagaggtgaagtaatcagtgggaagcgtagctgcttaggaatacaaaaaagcacgaaaagacagaactcaggagaggttacgatagtccccatcccacaaaatatgacacagtgtatggaaaggctcagtaaaccaaggtccaccacactaagaaaacaaaaagggacggtcaatagagaattaaaggtgctatatttaaatgcgcgcagtgtatggaacaaggtagatgagcttgtggcccagattgtgactggcaggtgtgatgtggtaggcatcaccgagacgaggttgcagggggttcaggactggcatttaaacatccagggattcacaacctatcgaaaagacagagaggtgggcagagggggcggggttgccttgttaattaggattgaaattaaatcaatagcactaaacgacatagggtcagatgatgtggagtctgtgtgggtagagttgaggatccacaaaggcaaaaaaaacataatgggagttatgtacaggcctcctaacagtggtcaggaccggggcacaaaatgcaccacgaaatagaaagtgcatgtcagaaaggcaaggtcacagtgatcatgggggacttcaatatgcaggtggactgggtaaataatgctgccagtggacccaaggaaagggaattcattgaatgtttacaggagggctttttggaacagcttgtgatggagaccacgagggaacaggccattctggacttagtgttatgtaatgagccagacttgattaaagatcgtaaagtaagggaacacttaggaaacagtgatcataatatggtagaattcaatctccaatttgaaagaaagaaggtagaatcagatgtaaaggtgttacagttaaataaaggtaactacaggggtatgagggaggaactgacgaaaatcgactgggagcagagcctagtgggaaagacagtagaacagcaatggaaggagtttctgggagtaattgaggacacagtacagaggttcatcccaaagaatatcagaggggggattaggcagccatggctgacaaaggaagttagggaatgcatcaaagcaaaagagaaagcctataatgtggcaaagagtagtgggaagtcagaagattgcgaAGGCTGCAAAAACAAACCGAggctaacaaagagag containing:
- the LOC140403776 gene encoding ferritin heavy chain, oocyte isoform-like — its product is MASQVRQNYHKDCEDAVNKQINLELYSSYVYLSMSSYFDRDDVALRHFAEFFKEQSHEEREHAEKLMQFQNKRGGRISLGDVKKPEQDEWSNGLEAMQRALQMEKNVNQSLLDLHKLSSGNTDPHLCDFLESHYLDEQVKMIKKLGDHITNLKRLGAPENGTGEYLFDKLTLD